A stretch of DNA from Candidatus Hydrogenedens sp.:
AACAGAAAAAGATGGCACTCCAATTGACCAGAGCAAAATTATGTATGGGCAATCGTTTGGTATTTATTGCTTGAGTGAGTATGCCATGGCTTCGGGAGATGAAGAAGCCCTTGAACTCGCAGAGGAAACATGGAGAACAATTAAGGCTCAGGCTGTAGATATTGCCCACGGAGGATTTGGGGAATTTTTTGAAAGGGATTGGACTCCTAAAAAGCCGGGTGTTTATGGTGGAGATAGAAAATCATTTGATGTTCACATGCATTTAATGGAAGCATTTACAAATTTGTATGAAGCAACAGGGTCGCTAAAACATAAACAGGATACTCTAAATGTAATTAAATTGATTTATGATAAAATGGTTCATCCTGAATATGGAACTGGTATGGCGCAATTTAGTTTTGACTGGAAACCTTTGCGGGCTATTATTTTTAAGAATGTTTGGGGGTCTGATAGAGATGCAGATGACCCGGAAGGGAGACCGTTAAATAATACAAGTTTCGGTCATAATGTGGAATTTTGCTGGTTGTTAAATCATACATTGAACATTCTGGGTGAGGATGTGGAGCCTTATAAAGAAAGAATGAAGAAGATGTTTGACCATTGTTTAAAGTACGGAATTGATTGGGAAAAGGGTGGGGTATATTGCGAAGGTCCTAACGATGGTCCGGCACGCGAAAGAAATAAAGAATTCTGGCAACAAGCGGAAACACTTGTGGCTATGTTGGATGCGTATCTCTTATTTGGTGAAGAAAAATATTTCGATGCCTATGAAAATGTTCATCGTTTTGTCATGGATTATGTTATTAATCATGCTGTTGGGGAATGGTTTCCATTATTTGATGAAAACAATAATCTTCTGTGGGACTACATGGCACACGCATGGAAAATTAATTATCATACCGTTCGTTCTGCAATTCAATCCGAAAGACGATTAGCAAAAATCCTTGCTCAATTAAAATAGAAGGAAAATATAGAATATATCTTTTCCAGATATAATAATAAACAAAAGAATGGTCTCTTTATTGAAACTCCGATCTGTTTTTAAAAAAGAGTGGTTTTTATTACTAATTGTCATTTTTATTGCAATATTTTTAAGATTATATCGTCTTTCAGAACAATCATTGTGGCACGAAGAATATGTAGGCTTAGCTAATATCCAGATTGCAGACTTATGGACTAATATTAAACTTCTATTTGTCAATGTGCCTGAGTATGGCATATCTCCTGGGGGACTTGTTTTATATTACTTTTGGGTTAAGTTATTTCCACAAAATCCTTGGGTTTGGAGGATTTTGCCTATATTCTTTGGTGGTTTATCTATTATCATCATCTATATTTTCGGGAGGTTATTGATGGGGAAAAATACAGGATTACTTGCTTCTTTATTGATGGCTCTTTCCCCATTCCATATTTATATACATCAGGAGTTAAAAAACTACGCCTTTTTATTGTTCTTATCGCTACTTTCCTGGTTGGCTTTTTATAATTACATTATAAGAACGAAAAAATCTTATTGGTTGATTTTGGCTTTCTTTACTAACTTACTACTTCCCTGGTTTCATGCATTATATATTTTTGTGCCGTTTATCCAATTTCCCCTTCTTTTAATTTATAAATTAAACAAAAAACAAAAATTTTTATGGATAAGTTTAAATTCTTTATCTGGTTTACCTTTTATTTTTTTTATACTTTTAGTGAAACCTCCTGCCTATAATTTATCTACTTTAGAAATAGAAAAATTATCCTTGCCCTTTATAATAACCACATTATTTGGAAACGATAGTGTTGGAATATCGAATGAATTACTTCCTTCATGGAAAACCAATTCCTTGGATATTATCAGTAATCGTTTTTGGCAATTTTTAATTCATAATTGGTTTGTTTTTGATTATATTTTATTACTCTTAATTATTCTTAGTTTTTTGGGGTTATTGTTTTATCTCTTAAAAAATAGGAAGAAAGAACAAATAGAGGATAAGTATAATGCAATAATTTTTTTGTTATATCTGTTTTTTGGCCCGGCAATTTTTTTCCTCCTCTTGAGAATTATTACAAATCAATCTATATTTTTACCTTTATACTTTTATTATATATATGCCTTCATTTATTTGATAGTATCCGTATTCATTTTTTCGTTAAGAAATGTAAAATGGAGATGGGTTATTGGCATATCCCTTGTTCTATTATTTATTACCCAATGTTTGGGAGTTATCAATTTTGTTTGTAGACCGGATTATCAAAAAGCAGTGACTTATTTAGACGAAAATGTAAAAATAGGAGATGAAGTATTAGATTTACAGGTTGGTGCTAATGTTTTTGAAACATGGAAAATATACAAAAAGAGGAATGACTATCATTTAACTCCTATTTTTTCATTACAGGCAGTCGTTGACCATACGATAAACAAATTTACAGACACTGCAATATCAGATAATAATCCAGCAATTTGGGTCTTTATGGAAACTACTTTTATAACCTGGTTTTTTCATGTAGACCCTACTTATATGTTAGTAGAGAATTTATCACATAAAGGAATAAAAGTTAATATAAAGCATTTTCCAGGAGCATTTAATTTATATATTGTAAAGTTAGAAAAACAGCAAGACTATGTTCTTCAATCAATTCAAATCCCTTCATTTCAACCGTTAGATTATGAAAAATTATTATTAGAGTTTAATTTGTCTACAAAAGATGAAAAAGAAAACCTGCGGAAATCAGAAATATTGAAGCGGTATTTTGCAATCTGGCCTCCACTTTACTCATATAATTCAATCTTGGTCTTGGGTTCTATGATAAAAAATGGGGAAATTGAAGTTGCTGAAAACATAACGAAAGAACTGTATAAGAAAAATCCTGAGTTTTATCATATAAAATTTTTATATGGGCTTTGTTTATTCCTGAACAAGAAATATTCAGAGGCTGATGAAGAAATGAAGAGCCTTTTTGAAGAAAGTATAATATTTAGAAAAATGTATAGTGATTTATGGGAAGAAATAAGAATGAGAAAGGAGAATTATCAAACGATACAATATTTAGAACGAATGGAACGAGAGGGTTTTCACATAATAAACAAACCTCTATTTTTTACATATTCAAAAATAATTCATCATGAGTTGCAATAATAAGCACATTAATAACAGTAAAGAATGGATAATAATCCAATTAGATATAATCTATATATCTATACTTGTTTTTGTTGCTTTCTTTCTTAGGCTTTATCAAATAAATGCTCAATCCATCTGGTTTGATGAGTATGTTGTTATTGGTAATGTTAAGACTTGCAGTATAAAAGATTTCTTGTCTCTTTTATATATCAACTCTCCAGATTACGGTATATCTCCTGCCTCCGCAATAATTTTATATTATTGGATTCGTATGTTTGTTAATTATGAGTGGGTTTGGAGGTTACTCCCTATTACCGTTGGTGTTTTTTCTATCCTATTGACTTACTTTTTTGCTAAAACTATTGCAGAAAGAAAAGTGGCATTTTTATCTTGTTTAATTTTTGCACTCTCACCTTTTAATATTTGGTTTCACCAAGAACTAAAATGTTATGCGTTTTTGCAGTTTCTTTCTCTACTCTCCTTTTTTGCTTTGATGAATTTTATGTTTTCAAAGAAAAAACTTATGATGTGGTTAATGATTGGAACTATAGCAAATATTTTATTACCATGGTTTCACGCTACTTACATATTAGTTCCTGCTTTTCAAGTTCTAATTATCTTTTTATTTATAAAGAAAATCGACTTTAAGAAGATAGTAATTTGGTCAATCCAGTGTACTGTTTCCAGTGTTATTTGGGTAGTTTGGTTTTTTAGTTTATCCCCTTTCCT
This window harbors:
- a CDS encoding AGE family epimerase/isomerase, which encodes MVTKERVEKLLKEVQNHLFNELLPFWETHGVDEEYGGFLTYLDREGRPTGETKKTLICQTRMIYTYSSAHRANLGDGKYLKIAQQGVEFLKRHFWDNQYRGWIWITEKDGTPIDQSKIMYGQSFGIYCLSEYAMASGDEEALELAEETWRTIKAQAVDIAHGGFGEFFERDWTPKKPGVYGGDRKSFDVHMHLMEAFTNLYEATGSLKHKQDTLNVIKLIYDKMVHPEYGTGMAQFSFDWKPLRAIIFKNVWGSDRDADDPEGRPLNNTSFGHNVEFCWLLNHTLNILGEDVEPYKERMKKMFDHCLKYGIDWEKGGVYCEGPNDGPARERNKEFWQQAETLVAMLDAYLLFGEEKYFDAYENVHRFVMDYVINHAVGEWFPLFDENNNLLWDYMAHAWKINYHTVRSAIQSERRLAKILAQLK
- a CDS encoding glycosyltransferase family 39 protein translates to MKLRSVFKKEWFLLLIVIFIAIFLRLYRLSEQSLWHEEYVGLANIQIADLWTNIKLLFVNVPEYGISPGGLVLYYFWVKLFPQNPWVWRILPIFFGGLSIIIIYIFGRLLMGKNTGLLASLLMALSPFHIYIHQELKNYAFLLFLSLLSWLAFYNYIIRTKKSYWLILAFFTNLLLPWFHALYIFVPFIQFPLLLIYKLNKKQKFLWISLNSLSGLPFIFFILLVKPPAYNLSTLEIEKLSLPFIITTLFGNDSVGISNELLPSWKTNSLDIISNRFWQFLIHNWFVFDYILLLLIILSFLGLLFYLLKNRKKEQIEDKYNAIIFLLYLFFGPAIFFLLLRIITNQSIFLPLYFYYIYAFIYLIVSVFIFSLRNVKWRWVIGISLVLLFITQCLGVINFVCRPDYQKAVTYLDENVKIGDEVLDLQVGANVFETWKIYKKRNDYHLTPIFSLQAVVDHTINKFTDTAISDNNPAIWVFMETTFITWFFHVDPTYMLVENLSHKGIKVNIKHFPGAFNLYIVKLEKQQDYVLQSIQIPSFQPLDYEKLLLEFNLSTKDEKENLRKSEILKRYFAIWPPLYSYNSILVLGSMIKNGEIEVAENITKELYKKNPEFYHIKFLYGLCLFLNKKYSEADEEMKSLFEESIIFRKMYSDLWEEIRMRKENYQTIQYLERMEREGFHIINKPLFFTYSKIIHHELQ